CTCATGGAGCAAGATGAGAAGTGGGCTGCAGGAAAGAAGTATCTCGACATGGCAGAGTATCTAGAATGGCGCGAGAATCGCCCTAGGTCCGCTTCAAAAGTAACACGCATTATGTAGCACAATCTAGCTGAGGGAATTTACACATAAATTTGGACTTGATCGTTTTTGTGATACCCATATATTTATATTTAATTGTAATATCCTCAATATCCTCATCATTTATGATTTGTATCCCATAATGAATGGGGATATTATTGTTCTCTTCATTAATTAATTGCTCTATTTCATCCATTGATAACTTTCGGCTAATTGGGACTTCATCAATACTTACAAATTGGGACTTTGGATCATCCTCAATACCACCAAGAACGAGTCTCCCCGTAAAGCTCAATCCTAAGTTTGCTGCTTGGGGTCTATTATCACCGTTGATAGAAATATCTGTCAAGCGTATATCGGCAAAACCCTCATTTATTATTTCTATGAATATATGCTTTGTTTCATTGTTATAGTAAGACATACCTCTACTCTTTAATGGATCCCTGAAATCAATATAGAGATATCCAGCCAATAGGAGAACAAGAAGTAATACTATTATGCAGGTTATTAGTATCCTTGTATTCTTCACCGAGCCCCCCCCCCAAGTTTATCTATCGGTTCTTTCGGATAACGTTTCCGTGTTCACAACGTCCCACCTTCCTGAGAACGTAGTGACTGGCCGCCATGCGGTTGGATGGTGCCGATGTGTCTCGACTATTCCCTCTTTCGACTTATTCCGGAACCGAGGCGGCTTGTCCGCCGATGCAAACACAATGATATATGACGAACCTGCTTTATTGAGATTTCTCTCAATATCATCCATTTAATTAAGAACGGAAGAAAACTCCTTCTTTATCTCTTCTAAATATTTTTTTCCTTCCTCATCCAGCTCGGATTGAATATTTTCTATCCATATTTCATGGTCAACTGAATTACCAAGTCCATTCAGTATTATTATTGCTGCTTCCATGGTTTGTGCTAAAGATGGAACACCCCTCATGTACAAAAACATAACGTCAGTTACCTTCAGCTGCTTATAGTATTCCATCAAATCATTTAATTCTTTAATTGCCAGTTCATATTCATTTATTTCGGCCATGGCACGACAGTAATAATATTTGATATGCGGAATAGATATATCATTGGAATTTGTAGATTTCTCCCTCAGGTCAACTGCAACTTTAAATGCCTTTACACCTAATTCGATATTTCTTGAAAGTATCGAAGACGTCATTAAGTTAAACCAAGTATGAACATCATGACCATTATTCCTTGTAACAGCTTCGTATAATTTCGCCGCTTTGTTATAATTCCCCAGTCGAAAGTTAGCTAATGCAGTTAGTTTATGAGCTTCAATCATTACTTCTCTATTCTCAGAGTTCATGTGTCTTTCAGCATATAATATTGCACCTTGATAGTCCGTCTCATTTAATCGTTTTTGAGCTTCCTCTAAATCATGAGAAAACAACAGATTTGAAGAAGTATTGTTATGTGATGACTCCTCTGATCTTTTATTACTTCGCTTAAAAAAGTTGAAAAGCTTCATAGAATACCTCCCAGCTAAGTTGGGTTACCGGATCACGTTTCCGTTTTCATGACGCCCGCCACTTTAAGGTCCGCAATGCGGTTAGGTGGTGCGAATGTGGCCCGGCAACTGCTTCCCCGTCGTATCTTCCGGGCCCGAGGGGGCTTGTCCACCGATACGTGAACACTTTGTTATTAGATGTAGGTGCCATCCTTGAATTACTCCCATTATGCGCTTAAATTAAAAAGTACTCGACGCAATTATTTGTCGAATACTCAATGATTGTAGTTATTCATTTGGATACGTCTCCGCGAGATCCAACCGTCATTGGGTATGCTCATCAAACTCTGCCTCCTTTAGCTTGATTATAACTTAACAGTTTATTATATCCAACAAGAACCTTGGTTTTGAATTTATTCAGCACCTATTTCTTATAACGTTTCCGCATTCACGAACCCAACGTAGGAGGTTATCGCAACAACCGCTTCCTAGAACCCCCTTCTGCGACCGAGGGCGTCAGCCCCGGTGCATGAATGCAGTGTTAAATATCTGCCCTTTGACCTTCGTAGTTGTAT
Above is a window of Xylanibacillus composti DNA encoding:
- a CDS encoding tetratricopeptide repeat protein → MKLFNFFKRSNKRSEESSHNNTSSNLLFSHDLEEAQKRLNETDYQGAILYAERHMNSENREVMIEAHKLTALANFRLGNYNKAAKLYEAVTRNNGHDVHTWFNLMTSSILSRNIELGVKAFKVAVDLREKSTNSNDISIPHIKYYYCRAMAEINEYELAIKELNDLMEYYKQLKVTDVMFLYMRGVPSLAQTMEAAIIILNGLGNSVDHEIWIENIQSELDEEGKKYLEEIKKEFSSVLN